The following proteins are encoded in a genomic region of Methanobacterium sp.:
- a CDS encoding PepSY domain-containing protein yields MDIQRKGEINMKNKSAIGLIAVLILIVGVSGCVEDTQNATNTGNQTLQQNTSGNNATNNTDVKISSEEAKNIAKKYINQSGATPGEPMLKTEGKKVYIVPVMLNDNIAGQIIIDAKTGENLGGSGGAP; encoded by the coding sequence ATGGATATTCAAAGAAAAGGAGAAATTAATATGAAAAATAAATCAGCTATAGGCCTTATAGCAGTCTTGATTTTAATTGTAGGAGTTTCTGGATGCGTTGAGGATACACAGAACGCTACGAATACTGGGAATCAGACATTACAACAAAATACATCTGGAAACAATGCTACAAACAACACTGATGTAAAAATATCTTCTGAAGAGGCCAAAAATATAGCTAAAAAGTATATAAACCAGTCTGGAGCAACACCTGGCGAGCCAATGCTTAAAACAGAGGGAAAAAAAGTTTATATTGTACCTGTAATGTTGAATGATAATATTGCAGGCCAGATAATTATAGATGCCAAAACAGGTGAAAATTTAGGTGGTTCCGGGGGAGCGCCGTAA
- a CDS encoding flippase-like domain-containing protein, whose amino-acid sequence MRSIYIFILGLALLVVLVLWIGPVNLYYTIKDINKTYFAAAILVYLSAIFVKSIRWGFIVNKPYEFKDNFVVRTIGLLGSNLSPMRAGGIALTAIAGKKINKISLHQGLSAGLTERFADLIIVGFLLVLSAAFMEKIRVIALIGAGLMFITLIAIYLLNWKEGSGLWLYDKIHHVLSKLPVKDRYLEKLYYKVINGLKGMVNYTRSYSNSKNMSFILILTVISWILECSRLLLVFYAFNIDIGLVTVIIILLLANITGVVTALPGGIGAVEISLTGLCMFFGIPESTSAGIAILDRFISFWLINMMGIIFSLFYAKGILGDLKGYLSTIQTSK is encoded by the coding sequence TTGAGATCTATTTATATCTTTATCCTGGGGTTAGCACTTTTAGTGGTTCTTGTTTTATGGATAGGGCCTGTAAATTTATATTATACCATTAAAGATATCAATAAAACATATTTTGCAGCTGCAATCCTTGTTTATCTTTCAGCCATCTTTGTAAAATCAATCAGGTGGGGTTTTATTGTAAATAAACCCTACGAATTTAAAGATAATTTTGTTGTAAGGACCATCGGACTTTTAGGTAGCAATTTAAGTCCTATGAGGGCAGGCGGGATAGCTTTAACTGCCATTGCCGGTAAAAAGATAAATAAAATAAGTTTACACCAGGGTTTATCTGCAGGATTAACAGAAAGATTTGCTGATTTAATAATAGTTGGATTTTTACTGGTTTTATCTGCTGCATTTATGGAAAAAATTCGTGTGATTGCCTTAATTGGCGCAGGTTTAATGTTTATTACCCTAATTGCTATTTATCTTCTAAACTGGAAAGAAGGCTCTGGTTTATGGTTATATGATAAAATACACCATGTTTTATCAAAATTACCAGTTAAAGACCGTTATCTGGAAAAGTTATACTATAAAGTGATTAATGGACTAAAAGGAATGGTTAATTATACAAGGTCTTACAGCAACAGCAAAAATATGTCGTTTATTTTAATATTAACTGTTATTTCATGGATTTTAGAATGTTCACGCCTTTTACTTGTTTTTTATGCATTTAATATAGATATTGGACTGGTTACTGTAATCATCATATTACTGCTTGCTAATATTACCGGAGTTGTAACTGCACTTCCCGGCGGTATCGGCGCGGTTGAAATTTCTTTAACTGGCTTATGCATGTTTTTTGGAATTCCAGAAAGTACAAGTGCAGGCATTGCTATTTTGGATAGATTCATATCTTTCTGGCTCATTAACATGATGGGAATTATTTTTTCGCTATTTTATGCAAAAGGAATTTTAGGAGACTTAAAAGGATACCTTTCTACAATTCAAACTTCTAAATAA
- a CDS encoding CDC48 family AAA ATPase yields MTNKEMKLKVAEAFSQSDVGRSIARIDPACMEKLDLLDGDIIEIEGNKLTAATVASSQSDIGLGIIRIDGYIRKNTGASIGDEVTVRHAKVKEAQKVTLAPVDQQIMVKGDLRGAFAGRVLSKGDIIISGFRQPTPSMRSSLFNEFFADMAPMGEIKLAVVSTKPAGIVKVTQMTDVEVQPNPVDVSKLEGVKNLVDVTYEDIGGLKEEVKKVREMIEIPLKRPELFERLGISPPKGVLMHGPPGTGKTLLAKAVANESDAHFIAINGPEIMSKYVGGSEERLREFFEEAEENAPSIIFIDEIDAIAPKREEVSGEVERRIVAQLLTLMDGLKSRGQVVVIGATNRPDALDQALRRPGRFDREIEIGVPDKDGRYEVLQIHTRGMPLDEKVDLDEIAEVTHGFVGADLEALAKESAMRVLRRILPDIKADEEIPKEILQKMIVKKSDFKEALKEIQPSALREVLVQVPDIKWDDIGGLEKAKQELKEAVEWPLKYPENFEKFGVRPPKGVLIYGPPGTGKTLLAKAVANESDSNFIAVKGPELLSKWVGESEKGVREVFRKARQTAPTVIFFDEIDSIASTRSGGSSDSGVTQRVVNQLLTEIDGMEELQDVAVIAATNRVDIIDPALLRPGRFDRHVKVDDPDEESRMEIFKVHTGKMPLADDVDLKYLAKNTEGYVGADIEAVCREAVMLTLRDNIEAENVEMKYFKKAMKKVKAEEKIDLVHYH; encoded by the coding sequence ATGACCAATAAAGAAATGAAATTGAAAGTTGCAGAAGCATTTTCACAGTCAGATGTAGGAAGGTCAATAGCCAGGATAGACCCGGCATGCATGGAAAAATTAGATCTCCTTGATGGAGATATAATAGAAATAGAAGGAAACAAATTAACTGCAGCAACAGTCGCATCATCCCAATCAGACATAGGATTGGGCATTATAAGGATTGACGGCTACATAAGAAAGAATACAGGAGCTTCAATAGGTGATGAAGTAACAGTAAGGCATGCAAAAGTTAAAGAAGCTCAGAAGGTAACTTTAGCACCTGTTGATCAACAAATAATGGTCAAAGGTGACCTAAGAGGGGCGTTTGCAGGTAGAGTTCTCTCGAAAGGAGATATAATCATATCTGGATTCAGGCAGCCCACACCATCAATGAGAAGCAGCCTCTTCAATGAATTTTTCGCTGACATGGCTCCAATGGGGGAAATTAAACTTGCAGTAGTTTCAACAAAGCCTGCAGGAATAGTAAAAGTCACACAAATGACTGATGTTGAAGTACAGCCAAATCCAGTAGATGTTTCCAAGCTTGAAGGTGTAAAAAATCTGGTGGATGTTACTTATGAAGATATAGGCGGTCTTAAAGAGGAGGTGAAAAAAGTAAGGGAAATGATAGAAATCCCTCTTAAAAGACCAGAACTTTTCGAAAGACTTGGAATTTCACCCCCTAAAGGCGTATTAATGCACGGACCTCCAGGAACAGGTAAAACACTTCTTGCAAAGGCAGTTGCAAACGAAAGCGATGCTCATTTCATTGCAATTAACGGTCCTGAAATAATGAGCAAATATGTTGGAGGCTCAGAAGAAAGATTAAGAGAATTCTTTGAAGAAGCAGAAGAAAATGCACCTTCAATCATATTTATTGATGAAATCGACGCTATTGCACCAAAAAGAGAAGAAGTATCTGGAGAAGTGGAACGTAGAATCGTAGCACAGCTTTTAACTCTCATGGATGGTCTTAAATCAAGAGGACAGGTCGTTGTTATTGGAGCAACTAACCGGCCTGATGCACTTGATCAGGCACTTAGACGGCCTGGAAGATTTGACAGGGAAATTGAAATCGGAGTTCCAGATAAAGATGGTAGATATGAGGTACTTCAAATTCACACAAGGGGGATGCCTCTTGATGAAAAGGTTGATTTAGACGAAATTGCAGAGGTTACTCATGGATTTGTAGGGGCAGATCTGGAAGCTTTAGCTAAAGAATCTGCAATGCGAGTGTTAAGGAGGATATTACCCGATATCAAGGCAGATGAGGAAATTCCAAAGGAAATACTCCAGAAAATGATCGTTAAAAAATCAGACTTTAAAGAGGCTTTAAAAGAAATTCAGCCATCAGCACTTCGTGAAGTGCTTGTACAGGTTCCGGACATTAAATGGGATGATATCGGTGGTCTTGAAAAGGCAAAACAGGAATTAAAAGAAGCTGTGGAATGGCCTTTAAAGTATCCTGAAAACTTCGAGAAATTTGGAGTTAGACCACCTAAAGGAGTGCTCATTTACGGCCCTCCTGGAACCGGTAAAACATTGCTTGCAAAGGCAGTTGCTAACGAGAGTGATTCAAACTTCATAGCAGTAAAAGGTCCTGAACTCTTATCAAAATGGGTTGGAGAATCTGAAAAGGGAGTTAGGGAAGTATTCAGAAAAGCAAGACAAACGGCGCCAACTGTGATTTTCTTTGATGAAATAGACTCTATTGCATCTACAAGGAGTGGTGGAAGTTCAGATTCAGGAGTTACCCAGAGGGTGGTTAACCAGCTTTTAACTGAAATCGATGGAATGGAAGAACTCCAGGATGTTGCAGTTATTGCAGCGACAAACAGAGTTGATATCATTGATCCAGCATTACTACGACCTGGAAGATTTGACAGGCACGTTAAAGTTGACGATCCAGATGAAGAATCACGAATGGAAATATTCAAAGTTCACACAGGGAAGATGCCCCTTGCAGATGATGTGGACTTAAAATACCTTGCTAAAAATACTGAAGGCTATGTAGGTGCAGATATTGAAGCAGTTTGCCGTGAAGCAGTAATGTTAACACTTAGAGACAATATAGAAGCTGAAAATGTTGAAATGAAATATTTCAAAAAGGCTATGAAAAAAGTGAAAGCAGAAGAAAAGATAGATTTAGTACATTATCACTAA
- a CDS encoding prephenate dehydrogenase — MGEISLKIAVIGGTRGLGKWIARFLKNRNFNVIITGRDKITGNKVSKKLGVEYTSSNEEAVSSADIVILSVPINAVSYVVPQISPFLKKSSLLMDVTSVKEKPSQIMHRYAPEGVEIIPTHPLFGPRIRSLDGQVVVLTPDSRGEWFEKVYKFLENENARLVITSPQNHDKMMSVVQGLTHFAYIGIAATIERLNIDVKESRKFASPVYGLMVDMIARIVAQNPYLYYSIQTENRYIKKTHETFISVYKELSNMILNRDQEGFVHLMGSAAKHLDDLEAALGRSDKAISALSEEIRILKNSTGNEVGLKHIYSGKVHIGILKDINPDFVTLIQNKKKIMLKLSNVEVLSDSELYKWKVENYPRKSYHISAVFPENCNPEIIVDTVKGLDDVVDVSLIGTYQGPQIPDGKISITLKCEFINKKAIFQVENLLKGFGASIR; from the coding sequence ATGGGAGAAATTTCTCTGAAAATTGCAGTGATTGGCGGAACGCGTGGATTAGGCAAATGGATTGCCAGATTTCTAAAAAATAGAAATTTCAATGTTATTATAACTGGGAGAGACAAAATAACTGGTAATAAAGTATCTAAAAAGCTTGGAGTTGAATATACCTCCAGTAATGAGGAAGCAGTTTCCAGTGCAGATATTGTAATTTTATCGGTTCCAATAAATGCAGTTTCTTATGTAGTTCCTCAAATCAGCCCATTTTTAAAAAAAAGCAGTCTTCTTATGGATGTTACATCTGTTAAGGAAAAACCTTCCCAAATAATGCATAGATATGCTCCAGAAGGAGTTGAAATAATCCCCACCCATCCATTGTTCGGGCCCAGAATAAGGTCTCTTGATGGTCAGGTTGTAGTTTTAACTCCTGATTCAAGGGGAGAATGGTTTGAGAAGGTCTATAAATTCCTTGAAAATGAAAACGCACGCTTGGTTATCACTTCTCCTCAAAATCATGATAAAATGATGAGTGTGGTGCAGGGACTTACTCATTTTGCATATATTGGTATTGCTGCAACCATTGAAAGGCTTAATATTGATGTTAAAGAATCAAGAAAATTTGCAAGTCCGGTCTATGGACTGATGGTGGATATGATTGCCCGTATAGTTGCTCAAAACCCATATCTATATTATTCAATACAGACTGAAAACAGGTACATAAAAAAGACACATGAAACCTTTATTTCTGTTTACAAGGAGCTCAGTAACATGATATTAAATAGAGACCAGGAGGGTTTTGTGCATCTTATGGGATCTGCAGCCAAGCATCTGGACGACCTTGAAGCTGCCCTTGGAAGGTCTGATAAGGCAATATCTGCTCTAAGTGAGGAGATAAGAATTCTTAAAAATTCCACTGGAAACGAAGTTGGTTTAAAACATATTTACTCTGGAAAAGTCCATATTGGGATTTTAAAAGATATAAATCCAGATTTCGTGACTTTAATCCAGAATAAAAAGAAAATAATGCTTAAATTGTCTAACGTGGAAGTTTTAAGTGATTCTGAACTTTATAAATGGAAAGTTGAAAACTATCCACGAAAATCATACCATATTTCAGCGGTATTTCCAGAAAACTGTAATCCTGAAATCATAGTAGATACTGTAAAGGGCCTGGACGACGTGGTTGATGTATCTTTAATTGGAACTTATCAGGGACCCCAGATACCTGATGGAAAAATAAGTATCACCCTCAAATGCGAATTTATAAACAAAAAAGCCATATTCCAGGTTGAAAATCTTTTAAAAGGATTCGGGGCTTCAATACGCTGA
- the hemL gene encoding glutamate-1-semialdehyde 2,1-aminomutase yields the protein MKSEELFKEAKNYLPGGVDSPVRAYKPFPFFVRYGKGSKIFDVDGNDYIDYCLAYGPLVLGHANYKIVSEVKKQLENGTAFGVPAEKEIELAKLVIEKVPCAEMVRFVNSGTEATMSAIRLARAATGKKKIVKFEGSYHGAHDSVLVKSGSGAVGLPDSPGIPEETTKNTVLIPFNDEEALLDLVKKEDDIAAIIVEPVMANIGCITPKNGYLKFLRKITEESNIILIFDEVITGFRIAEGGAQEYFDVTPDLVTLGKILGGGFPMGALAGKKDLMEMIAPSGSVYQAGTFNGNPVSVTAGLAMLKELNSGFYNKLNKKGNKMRKGLRNILYDNSIDYKVAGLSSMFQVYFTEEEVYDYTSAKSADTEKFSQYFHELLKNGVFIPPSQFECCFLSSMHNNEEIERTLEITGSALKLIK from the coding sequence ATGAAATCAGAAGAATTATTTAAGGAAGCTAAAAATTACCTGCCAGGAGGGGTTGATTCACCAGTAAGAGCATATAAACCCTTTCCTTTCTTTGTAAGGTATGGAAAAGGATCAAAAATCTTCGATGTGGATGGAAATGATTACATAGACTACTGCCTTGCCTATGGTCCCCTTGTTCTTGGCCATGCGAATTATAAAATTGTTAGTGAAGTTAAAAAGCAGTTAGAGAATGGAACAGCTTTTGGAGTTCCTGCAGAAAAGGAAATAGAACTTGCTAAGCTTGTAATTGAAAAAGTACCGTGTGCTGAAATGGTTAGATTTGTAAATTCAGGTACTGAAGCTACAATGAGTGCAATAAGACTTGCAAGAGCAGCGACTGGGAAGAAGAAAATTGTTAAATTTGAAGGATCCTATCACGGTGCACATGACAGTGTTCTTGTAAAATCAGGTTCTGGTGCAGTTGGATTACCTGATTCACCAGGGATTCCAGAGGAAACAACAAAAAATACTGTATTGATTCCTTTTAATGATGAAGAGGCCCTGCTTGATTTAGTTAAAAAAGAAGATGATATTGCTGCCATAATTGTAGAGCCAGTAATGGCTAATATAGGATGCATCACTCCAAAAAACGGATATTTAAAATTTTTACGTAAAATAACTGAGGAAAGTAATATAATTCTTATATTCGATGAAGTAATAACTGGTTTCAGGATTGCAGAAGGTGGAGCGCAGGAATATTTTGATGTTACTCCTGATCTGGTCACTCTTGGAAAAATTCTTGGTGGAGGCTTCCCTATGGGAGCTTTAGCAGGTAAAAAGGATTTAATGGAAATGATAGCACCATCGGGAAGTGTATATCAGGCAGGAACATTTAATGGAAATCCAGTATCTGTTACAGCAGGCCTTGCAATGTTAAAAGAACTGAACAGTGGGTTCTACAATAAACTAAATAAAAAGGGAAATAAAATGAGGAAAGGATTAAGGAATATTCTTTATGATAACAGCATTGATTATAAAGTTGCAGGATTAAGTTCCATGTTCCAGGTATATTTTACTGAGGAAGAAGTATACGATTATACCAGTGCAAAATCTGCAGATACAGAAAAATTCAGCCAGTATTTCCATGAATTACTTAAAAATGGAGTGTTCATTCCTCCGTCACAATTTGAGTGCTGTTTCCTTTCTTCAATGCATAATAATGAAGAAATAGAGAGAACTCTTGAAATTACAGGTTCAGCATTAAAATTAATAAAATAA
- a CDS encoding cobalt-precorrin-8 methylmutase, translating into MFMGASTKQGYGIASKSRKIVRALIGDKIKDLSPDEQIIIERIVHSTADPEYAEITRISPDFVLESVKAIEAQKDILTDINMVRAGINKYSGKIKCYITHEEALKIAKEEQITRAAAAIRVAHDKGFDGIIAIGNAPTALFEAIDLVENQGMKVDSIIGVPVGFVGAAESKDFLKKTKIPNIITEGPKGGTPVAVAVTNSIIGLK; encoded by the coding sequence ATGTTTATGGGTGCATCAACAAAGCAGGGCTATGGTATAGCGTCAAAGAGCAGAAAAATAGTAAGGGCATTAATAGGCGATAAAATAAAGGATCTTTCTCCTGATGAACAGATTATAATTGAGAGAATTGTTCACTCAACAGCAGACCCAGAATATGCAGAAATTACCAGAATATCTCCTGATTTTGTTTTAGAAAGTGTTAAAGCCATAGAAGCTCAAAAGGATATTTTAACAGATATAAATATGGTACGGGCAGGCATAAATAAATACTCTGGGAAAATAAAGTGCTATATAACTCATGAAGAAGCTCTAAAAATTGCAAAAGAAGAACAGATTACCCGTGCAGCAGCAGCGATTCGCGTAGCACATGATAAAGGCTTTGATGGCATCATAGCTATTGGAAATGCACCAACAGCTCTTTTTGAGGCTATAGATCTGGTTGAAAATCAGGGAATGAAGGTTGATTCAATTATAGGAGTTCCTGTAGGATTTGTGGGGGCTGCTGAATCAAAAGATTTTCTTAAAAAAACAAAAATCCCTAACATTATAACTGAAGGACCTAAAGGCGGGACTCCAGTTGCAGTTGCAGTTACAAATTCAATTATTGGGCTTAAATAG
- the mgtE gene encoding magnesium transporter, protein MKEKRGSVFFSIISPKKAALVLPKMGPVLRKELLEKIEETFLSRILKEMSSHDATDILEELPENWVQQLLDLMKREKAESIAKLLGYKENTAGRIMTLDFFSLPSKMSVAEAIEELRKTDVHHISYIYIVDDSYLIGVLSLRALVVAAPNIKLYTIANKDIVRVTVDVDQEEVANLVRKYNLRAIPVVLRTNKLVGIVTVDNILDIVTEEASEDIYYMAGVRGINEDGLLHRSIPNAVYLRLPILIVCLIGGTVAAGIIGVFEDTLAALVILAAFIPVIMDMGGNVGTQSSTIVTRGLATGSVDIKVVWSLLWRELRIGVLIGAISGFAVGIIAQIWKGIPDLGIVVGISMIVTITVAAVAGAFFPIFFERIGVDPAIASGPVITSVKDITGLFIYFSTATLLIL, encoded by the coding sequence TTGAAAGAGAAGAGAGGATCAGTTTTTTTTTCTATTATCAGTCCCAAGAAAGCTGCTCTTGTCTTGCCAAAGATGGGGCCAGTGTTAAGAAAGGAGCTACTTGAAAAGATAGAAGAAACATTTCTCTCCCGTATTTTAAAGGAGATGTCTTCTCATGATGCAACCGATATCTTAGAAGAACTTCCTGAAAATTGGGTGCAGCAGTTACTTGACCTCATGAAGCGGGAGAAAGCAGAAAGCATTGCTAAACTGTTAGGATACAAAGAAAATACTGCAGGAAGAATAATGACCCTTGATTTCTTCTCTCTTCCTTCAAAGATGAGCGTTGCTGAAGCAATAGAGGAATTGCGGAAAACAGATGTCCATCACATTTCTTATATATACATTGTTGATGACAGTTATCTTATTGGTGTCCTTTCACTAAGAGCCTTGGTTGTTGCCGCCCCAAACATCAAACTATACACAATTGCCAATAAGGACATTGTGCGTGTAACCGTTGATGTTGATCAGGAAGAGGTGGCAAATTTAGTTAGAAAGTATAACCTTCGGGCAATCCCTGTTGTTTTGAGAACAAATAAGCTGGTTGGAATAGTGACAGTTGATAACATACTGGACATTGTTACTGAAGAAGCCAGCGAAGACATTTACTATATGGCCGGGGTAAGGGGCATAAATGAAGATGGTCTGCTTCATCGCTCTATTCCTAATGCGGTATATTTGCGCTTACCAATTCTTATAGTCTGTCTTATAGGGGGAACTGTTGCTGCTGGAATAATTGGAGTATTTGAAGATACTTTAGCCGCTTTAGTTATACTCGCTGCTTTTATACCTGTAATTATGGATATGGGAGGGAATGTAGGAACACAGTCTTCAACAATTGTTACCCGAGGATTAGCTACCGGGAGCGTGGACATAAAGGTTGTCTGGAGTCTTCTGTGGCGAGAGTTGCGTATAGGAGTATTAATTGGAGCTATCAGCGGATTTGCTGTTGGGATAATTGCTCAAATATGGAAAGGAATTCCAGATTTGGGGATAGTAGTAGGAATTTCAATGATAGTGACGATTACTGTAGCTGCCGTTGCCGGAGCGTTTTTTCCAATTTTTTTCGAGCGCATTGGAGTAGATCCAGCGATAGCCAGTGGTCCTGTAATCACATCTGTCAAAGACATTACCGGACTTTTTATATACTTTAGCACAGCCACTTTGTTAATATTATGA
- a CDS encoding phosphomannomutase: protein MSIYIQEIRGVVNWEITNEFASNLGNIIGNYIGHEKKVIAGRDINDSSQMIKRSLTAGILASGIDVMDFGIAPIPVVHYGADIYNADVMVTITASHTHPEEIDIKVFSDHEIPMTQRHAEKAAPGKIGRLYYVHDYVPKYLNAVLDRIEKDLISSMSPKVVLDCANGTVVPFLPEILSRLGSEAILFGCQPTGLSAKKFAEPTPESISMVSGIVSAVGADMGIAMDNDGDRVVFIDEKGNIIRDQTIMALLARESLIENPGGAVVASSTASMSLDEIVNDYGGKLIKVPLDNILEEIVKNKAVFGGDDSGMYVFPEFQKCFDAIFTAVKMLETVCKHNTTLSAMIKEIPEYPRTVFSVEVEHEKKNEVLNNLKDNLSQKGKIETIDGIKVQESDSFVLVRPSRFEPLIRVYIEARSSGKLQKLSHDIKKMI from the coding sequence ATGTCCATTTATATTCAAGAAATTCGTGGAGTGGTGAATTGGGAGATAACAAATGAATTTGCTTCAAATCTTGGTAACATCATAGGTAATTACATAGGGCATGAAAAGAAGGTAATAGCTGGAAGAGATATAAATGACTCATCGCAGATGATAAAACGGTCACTTACTGCAGGTATACTTGCATCAGGGATCGATGTAATGGATTTTGGGATAGCCCCCATACCTGTAGTGCACTATGGTGCTGATATTTATAATGCAGATGTTATGGTCACAATAACAGCATCTCACACTCATCCCGAAGAAATTGATATAAAAGTATTCAGTGATCATGAAATACCAATGACACAAAGGCATGCAGAAAAAGCAGCCCCTGGTAAAATAGGCAGACTTTATTATGTCCATGATTACGTTCCTAAATATTTGAATGCTGTTTTAGATCGTATTGAAAAAGATTTAATAAGCAGTATGTCTCCAAAAGTGGTTTTAGACTGTGCAAATGGTACTGTTGTGCCATTTTTACCTGAAATTTTAAGCAGACTGGGATCAGAGGCAATTCTTTTCGGCTGTCAGCCTACAGGTTTAAGCGCCAAAAAATTTGCAGAACCCACCCCTGAAAGTATTTCCATGGTTTCAGGTATTGTAAGTGCTGTAGGAGCAGATATGGGAATTGCAATGGATAACGACGGCGATAGAGTAGTATTCATTGACGAAAAAGGAAATATAATAAGAGATCAAACCATAATGGCATTACTTGCAAGGGAATCATTAATTGAAAACCCGGGAGGGGCAGTGGTTGCCTCAAGTACTGCATCAATGTCTTTAGATGAAATAGTAAATGATTATGGCGGTAAACTCATAAAAGTTCCTTTAGATAACATTTTAGAAGAAATAGTTAAGAATAAAGCCGTATTTGGTGGTGATGATTCTGGAATGTATGTTTTTCCAGAGTTTCAAAAGTGTTTTGATGCCATCTTCACCGCTGTTAAAATGCTGGAAACAGTATGCAAACACAACACAACGCTTTCAGCAATGATAAAAGAAATACCTGAGTATCCAAGAACAGTATTTTCTGTAGAAGTTGAGCATGAAAAGAAAAATGAAGTGTTAAACAATTTAAAAGATAATTTGAGTCAAAAAGGTAAAATTGAGACCATTGATGGAATAAAAGTACAGGAGAGTGATTCATTTGTGCTCGTGCGGCCTTCCAGATTTGAGCCGTTAATAAGAGTATATATTGAAGCCAGATCTTCTGGAAAGCTTCAAAAATTAAGTCATGATATAAAAAAAATGATTTAA
- a CDS encoding NDP-sugar synthase: MMAGGKGTRLRPLTLVRPKPMIPLVNKPIIKYTVDRLSKFGFKDIIMTLNYMSTHIKNYFKDGSRFGVDIKYSVEKWPLGTGGSVKKAEKYIDDTFMVVSGDVLTDVDFKDVLKFHKEKGALATMVLTEVEDPSHFGIAVMDKENKITEYLEKPSPEEAFSNVANTGIYIFQPEIFDFFEKEEGNEEVDFSKDIFPEIIKKDAGIYGYVFNGYWNDVGRPESFMQATYDILDQKMEQSFYKSKIEEGVGKIGNIWVGENVAIDKKARIEGPVVIGDNCNIEKGCKISRGSVIGDNVSIGKDVKVDGSVILSDSIIEDNSFLSECIIDTKCLIDKNTILESGVVAGSLVEIGENSIVRSSRSISNNMKILPGSIIDTDYKMEAK, from the coding sequence ATGATGGCCGGCGGAAAAGGGACGCGATTAAGACCTTTAACCCTTGTTAGGCCTAAGCCCATGATTCCATTAGTAAATAAGCCCATAATTAAATATACAGTAGATAGATTAAGTAAATTTGGATTTAAAGATATAATAATGACTTTAAACTACATGTCCACCCATATAAAGAACTATTTTAAAGACGGTTCCAGGTTTGGCGTGGATATAAAATATTCAGTTGAAAAATGGCCTCTTGGAACTGGGGGGAGTGTAAAAAAAGCAGAAAAGTACATTGACGATACATTTATGGTTGTAAGTGGAGACGTTCTTACAGATGTTGATTTTAAAGATGTTTTAAAGTTTCATAAAGAAAAAGGTGCTTTAGCAACAATGGTATTAACTGAAGTTGAAGATCCATCCCACTTTGGTATTGCAGTGATGGATAAAGAAAATAAAATAACAGAGTATTTAGAAAAACCATCCCCTGAAGAAGCTTTTAGCAATGTGGCCAATACAGGAATTTACATCTTCCAACCTGAAATATTCGATTTCTTCGAAAAAGAGGAAGGAAATGAAGAGGTGGACTTTTCTAAGGATATATTTCCTGAAATTATAAAAAAGGATGCAGGAATATATGGATATGTTTTTAACGGCTACTGGAATGATGTTGGAAGACCAGAATCATTTATGCAGGCAACTTATGACATACTGGACCAGAAAATGGAGCAGAGTTTCTACAAATCTAAAATAGAAGAGGGAGTAGGAAAAATAGGAAATATCTGGGTTGGAGAAAATGTTGCCATTGACAAAAAGGCAAGAATAGAAGGTCCTGTAGTAATTGGAGACAACTGTAACATTGAAAAAGGATGTAAAATATCAAGAGGAAGTGTTATAGGAGATAACGTTTCAATAGGAAAAGATGTAAAAGTTGATGGTTCAGTAATCCTCTCTGATAGTATTATAGAAGATAATTCATTCCTATCAGAATGTATAATAGATACTAAATGCCTTATTGACAAAAACACTATTTTAGAAAGTGGTGTTGTTGCCGGAAGCCTGGTGGAAATAGGTGAAAATAGTATTGTCCGATCGTCACGCTCAATATCAAATAACATGAAAATTTTACCAGGTTCAATAATTGATACTGACTATAAAATGGAGGCAAAATAG